Part of the Caballeronia sp. SL2Y3 genome is shown below.
CCAGCGCCGTGCCGGCCACGTCCGCGCCCATGTTCAGGCCTTCCGCGTAGATGAAGTTCACGTCCGTCATGCCGAGGAAGCCGAGGAACGACTTCAGATACGGCGTCTGCGAGTCATGCGGCGTGCCGACATACTTGCCGCCGCGCGCCGACACCACGAACACCTTCTTGCCCTTCACGAGGCCTTCCGGACCGTTCGCCGTGTAACGGAACGTGATGCCGGCCCGCGCGATCTGGTCGAAGTACGCCTTCAGTTGCGACGAGATGCCGAAGTTGTACAGCGGCGCCGCGATCACGACGATATCCGCCGCTTGCAGTTCTTCGATCAGAGCGATGCTCTTCGCGTCGATGGCGGCCTGCTCGGGCGTGCGCTTGTCGGCGGGCGTGAAGAACGCGCCTAGCGTGGCGTCGTCGAGGTGCGGCAGGTTGTCGGCGAGCAGATTGCGCACAACGACCTTTGCGCCCGGATTGCTTTGTTGCAGCTTGGCGGTGAGTTCGTCGGCGAGCAGCGTCGACTGAGCGCCTTGCGAACGCGCGGCGGAATTGATTTGCAGAATCGTCGTCATGATGGCTTCCTTCCTGAGTGGGGAGCGGACGGCAAGCGCGCCCGCGTTAGGAAGCATTCTTCAATTTTCGACGTTCGGGAAAAAGCGGCGCGGCCGCGAAGGATCGTTGCACCGGTAGAACAATCCTTCGACGGTCGCGCTTCAGATCACCCTTTCAGCCAGCGCTCGCGCCACTGCTTCGACGGACCGCGGCCGTCCATCGCCGTCAGTACATAGCGCGACACTTCGGGCGCGTCGAGCCTGACCTCGGTGCGGCGCAGTTCGTCGCGGCGGAACGTATGCACCTCGATTCTCGCGCCCGGCAGATAGCGCGACAGCAGCGCGTCCAGATTTGACCCGGTGACGCGCAGGCCGTCGATGGCCACGAGCACGTCGCCTGCCGACAGTCCCGCCTTCTGCGCCGCGCCGCCGTCATGGACGACCGCGAGCGTGCATTCCGCGCCGCCGCGCACCCGCGCCCCGAGCGACGGCTTGCCGGCCGTGCCGTTCGTCGGCATGTCGGGCGCGAGCGCAATGCCGAACGGCTCGAGCAGCGCATCGAGCGGCAGATCGCGCGTGCCGCGCACCCCGTCGCGAAAGAGCGCGCGCAGGTCCGCGCCGGTCGCCTCGGCGAACAGCGATTCGACGTCTTCCTCGCGGATGCCGCGCGGCTTGCCGTTGTAGAAGTCGCGGCCGTATCGCTGCCAGAGCAGTCGCATCGCGTCGTCGAGCGACTTGCGGTTGTCGGTCTGTGCGCGAATCGACAGATCGAACGCCAGCGCGACCAGCGATCCCTTTTGGTAATAGCTGACGATGGCGTTGGCCGCATTTTCGTCGGCGCGATAGTACTTGACCCATGCATCGAACGAACTCTGCGCGACCGATTGCTTCAGCCGCCCGCTGCCGCGCAGCACGCCGCCGATGGTCTTGCCGAGCAGCGAGAAATAGTCGCCCGCGCTGATGAGACCGCTGCGCACGAGCATTAGATCGTCGTAATACGACGTGAAGCCCTCGAAAAGCCAAAGCAGCGACGTGTAATTTTCCTGCGACAAATCGTACGGCGCGAACGCCGCCGGCTTGATGCGCTTCACGTTCCACGTATGGAAGTACTCGTGGCTGCACAAGCCAAGATACGTGCGATAGCCGTCCGTCATCTCGGGGCGGCCCTGCACCGGAAGGTCGGTGCGGTTGCAGATCAGCGCCGTCGATGCCCGGTGCTCCAGCCCGCCGTAACCATCGCTGACGGCGACGGTCATGAACACGTAGCGGTCCATCGGCGCTTTCTTGGTGCGTGGTTCGAACAGCGCGATCTGAGCCTCGCACACGCGCTTCAGGTCCGCCGCGAGCCGTTGCATGTCCAGCGCGACGACGCGCCCGGCGATCACGATGTCATGCTTCACGCCGTGCGCGGTGAAGTTGCCGAGCGCGAATTCGCCGAGCGTGACCGGATGGTCGATTAGTTCGTCGTAGTTCGCCGCTTCGTAGCTGCCGAAGCCGTAGCGCTTCGTTCCGCGCGATTCGGCGAGCGCCGTCGCGACGCGCCAGTTGCGGTGCGCGCCGCCGGGCGGCGGCTGAATATCCACGACGCACGGCGCGCTCGACTGCCCTTCCACCGCGACAAAGACGCTGGTGCCGTTGAAGAACCCGACCGTATCGTCCAGATGCGCGGCGCGCACGGACATGTCCCACGCGTAGACTTCATAGCGCAGCGTGATCGGGCCGTCGACCGGCGCGGCTTGCCACGCGTGCTTGTCCGTCTTTTCGATTGCGACGCGCCGGCCGGCCGCGTTGAACGCCTGCAGCGTCACGATATTGCGGGCGAATTCGCGAATCATGTAGCTGCCGGGAATCCACACGGGCAGCAGGAATCGCTGTCCAGCCGGATCGGGCGCGGCAATCGTCAGCGTCACTTCGAACAGATGCGCCGCCGGGTTCTTCGGAACGATGCTGTAGCGCACCGGTTGCGTGAGCGGAGTCATTGCCATAGTCGTCCTTGTTCTTGTTCTGGGCGTTGCTTCATTGCGCCGGATGCGCAACGGCCAGCCGTAAAACGAAAGGAGGCGCCCTCACGCCTCCTCTTGCCAGATCGGGCCGTGCTCAATGCGCGGCCGAGATTTCCTTTTCCAGCCGGTCGGCGGACACCGCGCCCGGCAGACGGCGGCCGTCCGCGAGAAACACGGTCGGCGTGCCGGAGACGTTCATCGCGTGGCCGAGCTTCAGGTTCTTGTCGATCGCGGCGGTGTCGCATGTGCCGGCGGTGGTCGGCGGCTTGCGGTCGAGCATCCAGCTTTCCCAACTCATCGCGCGGTCTTTCGAGCACCAGATCGACTTCGACTTCTCGGTCGAATCCGGCGAAAGCACCGGATACAGGAACGTGTACACCGTCACGTTGTCGATGGACTTCAGCGACGATTCCAGTTGCTTGCAATACGGACAGTTCGGATCCGAAAACACCGCGATCTTGCGGCTGCCGTTGCCTTTCACGACCTTCACCGCGTTCTCGAACGGCAGCTTCGCGAAGTCGATCTTGTTGGTTTCCGCCAGGCGCGCTTCGGTCAGATTCTTTCTGCTGCGCGTGTCGACGAGATCGCCGATCATCACGTAGTTGCCGGTCGCGTCGCTATAGACGATTTGCGTGCCGAGGTTCACTTCGTAGAGCCCCGGAATCGGCGTCTTGTCGATGCTCTTGATGGTCGCTTCGCCCATGCGCGTTTCGAGCGTCGATTTGAGCTTGTCGGTGGTTTGATCGGCCTGCGCCGAACAGCCGAGGCCGAGCGTCGCGGCGAGCGTGGCTGCCGTGGCGAGAGCAAGGCGAAGAGTGGTTTTCATGCCGTTTCCCGAGAATGGGGCGACGCGTGACGACCGCGCCCGCCTTGGTGTTGTGAGTTGGACCGTTGAACTTGACGCGTCACCCGAGCGCCGCCGAGACAAGCCAGCGTTTGGCGAGCGGCTGGGCCCCGACGAGCGCCATGCCGGTATTGCGAATCGCCTGCGCGAACGTGCCCGGCGCGGAGAACAGGCGCTGCATGCCGTCCGTCACGATCGTCAGCTTCTGGATGTCTTCGCGGCGCGCGCGCTCGTAGCGGCGCAGCAGAATTGGATCGCCGATATCGCGGAAGGCTTCCTTGTTCGCGATGACGTCGGCGAGCGTCGCGACATCGCGCAGGCCGAGATTCATGCCCTGCCCGCACAGCGGATGAATAAGATGCGCGGCATCGCCGACGAGCGCCACGCGCGGCGCGATCAGCCGGTCCACCGTCTGCAGCCCGAGCGGAAAGCCCTGCGCGGGCGTCACGCATTCGAGCGCGCCGAGCGTGTTTTGCGTGGCCGCTTCGACTCGCGCCGCCAGTTGCGCCGGTTCGAGCGCGAGCAGTTCGTCCGCGTGCTCCGTGCGCGCCGACCAGACGAGCGACACGTGATCGCCCGGAAGCGGCAACAGCGCGATGATTTCGGTATCGCGAAACCATTGGTATGCGGTTTCGCCGTGCGGCCGCTCGGCCTTGAAGTTCGCGACGACGCCCGTCTGCCGGTAATCGCGGCGATGCATCTTCGCGCCCATCTGCGCGCGCACCCACGAATGCGCGCCGTCCGCGCCGACGATCAGATCCGTCTGCAGCGTTTCGCCGCTCGACAGCACGACGTGCGCGGCATCGTCGTCGATCGTCATGCCCTGCGCGCGCGCCTCGAACCATGAAAGGCTCGGCTGGAAGCGCAAGGCGGCGTCGAGCGCCTGTTCGATCAACGTCGATTCGACGATCCACGCGAGCTGCGGCACCGAAGCCTGAAACGCAGAGAAGTGCAGTTCCGCATGCGTGTCGCCGAACACGCGCATGTCGAACACCGGTCCGAGCCGCGAGCGATCGAGCGCCTGCCATACGCGCAGCCGTTCGAGCAGCGTCTCCGAACTGGACGACAGCGCGTAGATGCGCGAATCGAAGACGGCGCCCGGCGGCAAACCGGCCGCGGGCGGCGCGAGCAGCGCGACGCGCCGGCCGGACTGGGCGAGCGCGAGCGCGGCGGTCTTGCCGACGAGCCCGCCACCGACGACGACCGCGTGAAAGGTCAGGGGATGCGAAGTCATGCGGGCATTATAGCTGCGAGGGTTGCGCGGGTTTTGGCGCTCGCTTAACTGAAACGCCCCGGAAACGCCGGCCCGGCCCGGCGGTACAATACCGGTTTGCCCGGCCGCCCGAGCGGCCGCTGCGCTGGCGGACGCCCTTGTCGCCGCCCGGCGCGCATCGTTTGACGAACCCCGCGCGGCGAAGCGCCGTCTCACCAGTTCGAAGGATTCCATGAGCCTCCAATGCGGCATCGTCGGCTTGCCTAACGTCGGCAAGTCCACGCTTTTCAATGCACTGACCAAGGCGGGGATTGCCGCCGAGAACTATCCGTTCTGCACCATCGAGCCGAACGTCGGCGTAGTCGAGGTGCCGGACGCGCGCCTTCAGGCGCTCGCCGAAATCGTGAAGCCCGAGCGCATCCTGCCGGCGGTCGTCGAGTTCGTCGATATCGCGGGTCTCGTCGCGGGCGCGAGCAAGGGCGAAGGCCTCGGCAACCAGTTTCTCGCGAACATCCGCGAAACGGACGCGATCACGCACGTCGTGCGCTGCTTCGAAGACGAAAACGTGATTCACGTCGCGGGCAAGGTCGATCCGCTGGCGGACATCGAAGTCATCGACACGGAACTCGCGCTCGCCGACCTCGCCACGGTCGAGAAGGCGCTGACGCGCTATTCGAAGGCCGCGAAGTCGGGCAACGACAAGGAAGCGGCGAAGCTCGTCGCAGTGCTGGACAAAGTGCGCGCGCAGCTCGATCAGGCGAAGCCGGTGCGCGCGCTTTCGCTGACCGACGAGGAGCAGGCGCTCATCAAGCCGTTCTGCCTCATCACGTCGAAGCCGACGATGTACGTCGCGAACGTGAAGGAAGACGGCTTCGAGAACAATCCGTATCTCGACGCCGTGCGTAAGCATGCGGAAGCGGAAGGCGCGCCGGTAGTCGCGGTGTGCGCGGCCATCGAAGCCGAGATCGCCGATCTCGACGACGCCGACAAACAGGATTTTCTCGCCGACATGGGCATGGACGAGCCGGGGCTGAACCGTGTGATCCGCGCCGGTTTCAAGCTGCTCGGCTTGCAGACGTATTTCACGGCAGGCGTGAAGGAAGTCCGCGCGTGGACAATCCATATCGGCGACACCGCGCCGCAGGCGGCAGGCGCCATCCACACGGACTTCGAGCGCGGCTTCATCCGTGCGCAGACCATTTCGTTCGATGACTACGTCGCGTTCAAGGGCGAGCAAGGCGCGAAGGAAGCCGGGAAGATGCGGGCGGAAGGGAAGGAATACGTCGTGCAGGACGGGGATGTGATGAACTTCTTGTTCAACGTCTAAGCGTCAAAAGTCGTCACAGCGGCTTGATTCGAAAAGCGGAGTGCCTGAAAAATGGCACTCCGCTTTTTTCATGCGCGGACGGCGGCAAAGACCGTCGAGAACAACAACGAGAGACCAGAAAAATGAAGAGACAGCCACGAATCGGCGCGTTCGTCGTCGGTTGCATGATCGCGCTCGCATGCGCACCGGCTCACGCGTACAACCACTACAGCTACAGCCCGCAGCCACCCGACGAATCCGACCTCGACTCACACCGCCACTACCGCAACCACGACGGCAACGTCATCCACTCCCCCGCCCGCTCGCGCTCGGGCGCCGTTCCCGAAGGCGCGAGCGCGCAATGCCGCGACGGAACCTACAGCTTCAGCCAGCATCACAGCGGGACGTGCTCGCGGCATGGGGGCGTCGCGCGGTGGGAGTAGCGGCGCACGCCCGAAGTACAATGACACGCAACCCGGCGCGTGCTCATCCCGCGCCGACTTCCATCGAATAGCGGCTCGCGCGCCCACTTCGGCGCCGCGTTCATCCCCTCACTCACATCACGCACAACATGGCCCAATACGTCTTCACCATGAACCGCGTCGGCAAGATCGTGCCGCCGAAGCGTCAGATTCTGAAAGACATCTCCCTCTCGTTCTTTCCCGGCGCGAAGATCGGTCTGCTCGGGCTGAACGGTTCGGGCAAGTCCACGCTCATCCGGATCATGGCGGGCGTCGATAAGGACATCGAAGGCGAAGCGCAGCCGATGCCCAATCTCAACATCGGCTATCTGCCGCAGGAGCCGCAGCTCGATCCGCAGCAGACCGTGCGTCAGGCCGTCGAGGAAGGTCTCGGCGATGTCTTCCAGGCGCAGAAGAAGCTCGACGAGATCTACGCCGCGTACGCCGAGCCCGACGCCGACTTCGACAAGCTCGCCGCCGAGCAGGCGAAGTACGAAGCCATTCTCGCGACGAGCGACGGCGGCAGCCCCGAGCAGCAGCTCGAAGTCGCCGCCGACGCGTTGCGCCTGCCCGCGTGGGACGCGAAAATCGAACATCTGTCGGGCGGCGAAAAGCGTCGCGTCGCGCTGTGCAAGCTCCTGCTGCAAAAGCCCGACATGCTGCTGCTCGACGAGCCCACCAACCACCTCGACGCGGAATCCGTCGAATGGCTCGAACAGTTCCTCACGCGCTATCCGGGCACCGTCGTCGCCGTCACGCACGATCGCTACTTCCTCGACAACGCCGCCGAATGGATCCTCGAACTCGACCGCGGCCACGGCATTCCGTGGAAAGGCAACTATTCGAGCTGGCTGGATCAGAAGGAAGACCGCCTCAAGCAGGAAGAAGCGAGCGAATCCGCGCGTCAGAAGGCCATCAAGAAAGAACTGGAATGGGTGCGCCAGAACCCGAAGGGACGTCAGGCGAAGTCTAAGGCGCGTATCGCGCGGTTCGAGGAACTCAACAGCCAGGAATACCAGAAGCGCAACGAGACGCAGGAAATCTTCATTCCCGTCGGCGACCGGCTCGGCAACGAAGTCATCGAGTTCAAGAACGTCAGCAAGGCGTACGGCGATCGTCTGCTCATCGACAACCTGAGCATGAAGATTCCGGCGGGCGCGATCGTCGGCATCATCGGGCCGAACGGCGCGGGTAAATCGACGCTCTTTCGCATGCTGACCGGCCGCGAGCAGCCGGATTCAGGCGAGATCATCATGGGGCCGACCGTCAAGCTGGCCTATGTCGATCAGAGCCGCGACGCGCTCGCCGCCGACAAGACCGTCTTCGAGGAAATCTCCGGCGGGGCGGACGTGCTGACGGTCGGCAAGTACGAAACGCCGTCGCGTGCGTATATCGGCCGGTTCAACTTCAAGGGCAGCGACCAGCAGAAGCTCGTCGGCAACTTGTCGGGCGGCGAGCGCGGGCGGCTGCATCTCGCCAAGACGCTGATTGCGGGCGGCAACGTGCTGCTGCTCGACGAGCCTTCGAACGACCTCGACGTCGAAACGCTGCGCGCGCTCGAAGACGCGCTGCTCGAATTCGCCGGCTCGGTGATGGTCATCTCGCACGACCGCTGGTTCCTCGATCGCATCGCGACGCACATTCTGGCGTTCGAAGGCGAATCGCACGTCGAATTCTTCGACGGCAACTATCAGGAATACGAGGCCGACAAGCGCAAGCGTCTGGGCGAAGAAGCCGCGAAGCCGAAGCGTCTGCGTTACAAGCCGATCACGCGCTAATTATGCGATGAGCGGCAAAGCGCGCCCAATGCGGGCGCGCGCACCGACATCGGCCCCGAAAATGGCGACCGTCTAGCGACCGTCGCCATTTTTGTTTTTGGCGGCACGATAACGCCCAAAAATGGAGACGCATCAGATGGCGGGACGGCGCGCGCAGCGGGGAGCGCGGTGGGCAGTGGGAATCGTCGTGGCGCTGGTCGTCGTGGCGGTCGGCGGCTGGTTCTTCGTCGCGCATCAGATGAAGGAGCGCATCCGCGAGACGCTCGGGCCGAACGGCTCGGTGGACGAGATCGATGTCGGCTTCGGACACATCACGCTCTCGCGCGTGCGGCTGCGCGGCCCGCAGGACTGGCCGACAAGCGACGCGTTGCGCGCCGAGCGCATCGTGCTCGACGTGGACATGCGCGCGGCGCTGTCGAACCGCGTTCACTTGCGCGATGTCAGCGTCGACAACTATTACCTTTCGATCGCCCGTTCCGCCGATGGCCGCATACGCGTGCTGCCCGGTCTCAAGGACACGGCGCGCGAAGCCGACGCGAAGCCCGGCGACAAAGCCGCCCAACGCGCGGAGGAAGAGAAGCTGATCGACCGCGTGTCGTTCGAGCGCGGCGCGATGGAGTTCTTCGATGCTTCCGTGCGGCAGCCGCCGTATCGCGTGCTGATCAGCGACGCGCGCGCGACCATCGACCATTTGCATCTGCCCGCGCTGACCGACCGCACCGCGCTGTCGATGAACGGTTCCATCAAAGGTCCGTCGCACACGGGCGCGGTTTCGTGGGGCGGCTGGATGGTCATCGCGAACAAGGATTCGCAAACGCACGCGATGCTGCGCAGCGTCGATATTTCGACGCTCGATCCGTACCTGCTGAAGAAAGCCGGCGCGAAGGCCGCGGTGACGGGCGGGACCATCGACATGACCATCGACGCGAACGTCCGCGATTACCGCATCCACGCGCCGGGAACGCTCACGCTGAACCACTTGCAGATCAGCGACGGCGACAGTCCGCTCGACACTTTTCTGTCCATTCCGACAAAAGCCGCGATTGCCGCGCTGAAAGACCGCAAGGAGGAAATCAAGCTGGACTTCGTGCTCGAAGGCGACTTGCGCGATCCGAAGTTCTCGCTCTCGGAGAGTCTGTCGAAGAAGCTTGCGGCCGGCTTCGCAAAGGCGCTCGGTGTGAGCGCGGAAGGCGTGGCGAAAGGCGCGGGCGAAACGGTGAAGGGAATCGGCAACGCGCTGAAGAACCTGCTGGGGCAATAGCGCGCCGCCGTTTGATCCGCTCAGCGTGGCTCAGACGGGAACGCCCAGCGCGCGCAGCTTCGCTTCCGTTTCCTGCGCGCCGGTGTGATGCACGCCGTGCCAGCCGAGATCCGTCGCGGCTTGCGCGTTGGCCGCGTTGTCGTCGATGAAAACGAGTTCGTGCGGCTTAATGCCGGGCAGATGCTTTTCGATTTCCGCGCGCATCAGCGTGAAGATCTGCGGATTCGGCTTCACCAGTCCGACTCGCCCCGACACCACGATTTCCTTGAAGCGCCGCAGCACGTCGAAGCGTTCCCACGCGTACGGGAACGTCTCCGCCGACCAGTTCGTCAGCCCGAAAAGCGGAATGCCGGCGGCATCGAGCCGGTCGACGAGCGCCACGCCTTCTTCCAGCACGCCCGCCACCATTTCGTGCCAGCGCGCATAGAACGCGCGGATCAGCGGCTCGTGTTCCGGGTACAGCGCGACCAGTTCCGCCGTGCCCTCTTCCACGCTTTGCCCGCCGTCCTGCTGCACGACCCAGTCCATCTTGCAGACGTTGTCCAGGAACCAGCGGCGCTCGGCTTCGTCCGGAATCAACTGCTTGTACAGATATTCCCGGTTCCAGTCGATCAGCACGCCGCCGAAATCGAACACGACTGCTTTGATGGTCATCTCGCGCTGCTCCTGTTTTCGTCTCAAACCGCCTGCGTCCGCTTCTCCAGCCACGCCTTCGCCGCGCCCTCGACATGCGGCGACACGCGCCGGCGCACCGTCTCGTGATACGCGTTGAGCCACGCGCGCTCGTCTTCACGCAAGAGCGACAAGTCGATGCAGCGCGTGTCGATCGGGCACAGCGTCAGGGTTTCGAACGAGAGGAAATCGCCGAATTCGGTTTTCCCCGCGCTCTGGTTCAGCACCAGATTTTCGATGCGGATGCCCCACTTGCCCGGCCGATAGATGCCCGGCTCGATCGACGTGATCATGCCCTCTTCCATGGCCGTCCACGGCTCGGCGGGCGCGTAGTGCGAGATGACCTGCGGACCCTCGTGCACGTTCAGGAAGTATCCGACGCCGTGGCCCGTGCCGTGGCCGTAGTCCGCGCCCGCTTCCCAGATCGGCGCGCGGGCGATGGAATCGAGCATCGGCGAGCGAATGCCGCGCGGAAAGCGCGCGCGCGAAAGCGCAATCGTGCCTTTGAGCACCGTCGTGAAATCGCGCTTGTGCTCGGGCGTGATCTCGCCCACGGGCACGACGCGCGTAATGTCCGTCGTGCCGCTTACATACTGACCGCCGGAATCGATCAGCAGCAGTCCGTTGCCTTCGATCACCGAATGCGACGCCTCCGTCGCGCGGTAGTGCGGCATCGCGCCGTTCGCGTTGAAGCCCGCGATCGTGCCGAAGCTCAGTGTGACGAAGCCCGGCCGCCGTGCGCGCGCCGCCGTAAGCTTCTCGTCGATGGTCAGTTCCGTAATGCGCTCGCGGCCCAGCGCGTCTTCGAACCACGCGAAGAATTCGGCGAGCGCCGCGCCGTCCTGCTCCATGGTCGCGCGGATATGCTCGGCCTCCGCCGCCGTCTTGCGCGACTTCGCGAACGTCGACGGGTTCACCGCCTCGACGATCTTCACCGCCGACGGCACCTTCTCCAGCAAGCCGTGCGTGATGCGGCGCGGATCGACGAGCAGCGTCGATCCGGCCGGCAGCGAAGCGAGCGCCTGCATTGCGTCCGCGTACGGGGCGACGCGCACGTTGTCGCGGGCGAGCG
Proteins encoded:
- a CDS encoding FMN-dependent NADH-azoreductase; translation: MTTILQINSAARSQGAQSTLLADELTAKLQQSNPGAKVVVRNLLADNLPHLDDATLGAFFTPADKRTPEQAAIDAKSIALIEELQAADIVVIAAPLYNFGISSQLKAYFDQIARAGITFRYTANGPEGLVKGKKVFVVSARGGKYVGTPHDSQTPYLKSFLGFLGMTDVNFIYAEGLNMGADVAGTALAQAREAIAAL
- a CDS encoding M61 family metallopeptidase produces the protein MTPLTQPVRYSIVPKNPAAHLFEVTLTIAAPDPAGQRFLLPVWIPGSYMIREFARNIVTLQAFNAAGRRVAIEKTDKHAWQAAPVDGPITLRYEVYAWDMSVRAAHLDDTVGFFNGTSVFVAVEGQSSAPCVVDIQPPPGGAHRNWRVATALAESRGTKRYGFGSYEAANYDELIDHPVTLGEFALGNFTAHGVKHDIVIAGRVVALDMQRLAADLKRVCEAQIALFEPRTKKAPMDRYVFMTVAVSDGYGGLEHRASTALICNRTDLPVQGRPEMTDGYRTYLGLCSHEYFHTWNVKRIKPAAFAPYDLSQENYTSLLWLFEGFTSYYDDLMLVRSGLISAGDYFSLLGKTIGGVLRGSGRLKQSVAQSSFDAWVKYYRADENAANAIVSYYQKGSLVALAFDLSIRAQTDNRKSLDDAMRLLWQRYGRDFYNGKPRGIREEDVESLFAEATGADLRALFRDGVRGTRDLPLDALLEPFGIALAPDMPTNGTAGKPSLGARVRGGAECTLAVVHDGGAAQKAGLSAGDVLVAIDGLRVTGSNLDALLSRYLPGARIEVHTFRRDELRRTEVRLDAPEVSRYVLTAMDGRGPSKQWRERWLKG
- a CDS encoding DsbC family protein, with translation MKTTLRLALATAATLAATLGLGCSAQADQTTDKLKSTLETRMGEATIKSIDKTPIPGLYEVNLGTQIVYSDATGNYVMIGDLVDTRSRKNLTEARLAETNKIDFAKLPFENAVKVVKGNGSRKIAVFSDPNCPYCKQLESSLKSIDNVTVYTFLYPVLSPDSTEKSKSIWCSKDRAMSWESWMLDRKPPTTAGTCDTAAIDKNLKLGHAMNVSGTPTVFLADGRRLPGAVSADRLEKEISAAH
- a CDS encoding UbiH/UbiF family hydroxylase is translated as MTSHPLTFHAVVVGGGLVGKTAALALAQSGRRVALLAPPAAGLPPGAVFDSRIYALSSSSETLLERLRVWQALDRSRLGPVFDMRVFGDTHAELHFSAFQASVPQLAWIVESTLIEQALDAALRFQPSLSWFEARAQGMTIDDDAAHVVLSSGETLQTDLIVGADGAHSWVRAQMGAKMHRRDYRQTGVVANFKAERPHGETAYQWFRDTEIIALLPLPGDHVSLVWSARTEHADELLALEPAQLAARVEAATQNTLGALECVTPAQGFPLGLQTVDRLIAPRVALVGDAAHLIHPLCGQGMNLGLRDVATLADVIANKEAFRDIGDPILLRRYERARREDIQKLTIVTDGMQRLFSAPGTFAQAIRNTGMALVGAQPLAKRWLVSAALG
- the ychF gene encoding redox-regulated ATPase YchF; its protein translation is MSLQCGIVGLPNVGKSTLFNALTKAGIAAENYPFCTIEPNVGVVEVPDARLQALAEIVKPERILPAVVEFVDIAGLVAGASKGEGLGNQFLANIRETDAITHVVRCFEDENVIHVAGKVDPLADIEVIDTELALADLATVEKALTRYSKAAKSGNDKEAAKLVAVLDKVRAQLDQAKPVRALSLTDEEQALIKPFCLITSKPTMYVANVKEDGFENNPYLDAVRKHAEAEGAPVVAVCAAIEAEIADLDDADKQDFLADMGMDEPGLNRVIRAGFKLLGLQTYFTAGVKEVRAWTIHIGDTAPQAAGAIHTDFERGFIRAQTISFDDYVAFKGEQGAKEAGKMRAEGKEYVVQDGDVMNFLFNV
- a CDS encoding DUF3761 domain-containing protein, with the translated sequence MKRQPRIGAFVVGCMIALACAPAHAYNHYSYSPQPPDESDLDSHRHYRNHDGNVIHSPARSRSGAVPEGASAQCRDGTYSFSQHHSGTCSRHGGVARWE
- the ettA gene encoding energy-dependent translational throttle protein EttA — translated: MAQYVFTMNRVGKIVPPKRQILKDISLSFFPGAKIGLLGLNGSGKSTLIRIMAGVDKDIEGEAQPMPNLNIGYLPQEPQLDPQQTVRQAVEEGLGDVFQAQKKLDEIYAAYAEPDADFDKLAAEQAKYEAILATSDGGSPEQQLEVAADALRLPAWDAKIEHLSGGEKRRVALCKLLLQKPDMLLLDEPTNHLDAESVEWLEQFLTRYPGTVVAVTHDRYFLDNAAEWILELDRGHGIPWKGNYSSWLDQKEDRLKQEEASESARQKAIKKELEWVRQNPKGRQAKSKARIARFEELNSQEYQKRNETQEIFIPVGDRLGNEVIEFKNVSKAYGDRLLIDNLSMKIPAGAIVGIIGPNGAGKSTLFRMLTGREQPDSGEIIMGPTVKLAYVDQSRDALAADKTVFEEISGGADVLTVGKYETPSRAYIGRFNFKGSDQQKLVGNLSGGERGRLHLAKTLIAGGNVLLLDEPSNDLDVETLRALEDALLEFAGSVMVISHDRWFLDRIATHILAFEGESHVEFFDGNYQEYEADKRKRLGEEAAKPKRLRYKPITR
- a CDS encoding DUF748 domain-containing protein; protein product: MAGRRAQRGARWAVGIVVALVVVAVGGWFFVAHQMKERIRETLGPNGSVDEIDVGFGHITLSRVRLRGPQDWPTSDALRAERIVLDVDMRAALSNRVHLRDVSVDNYYLSIARSADGRIRVLPGLKDTAREADAKPGDKAAQRAEEEKLIDRVSFERGAMEFFDASVRQPPYRVLISDARATIDHLHLPALTDRTALSMNGSIKGPSHTGAVSWGGWMVIANKDSQTHAMLRSVDISTLDPYLLKKAGAKAAVTGGTIDMTIDANVRDYRIHAPGTLTLNHLQISDGDSPLDTFLSIPTKAAIAALKDRKEEIKLDFVLEGDLRDPKFSLSESLSKKLAAGFAKALGVSAEGVAKGAGETVKGIGNALKNLLGQ
- a CDS encoding HAD family hydrolase, with the translated sequence MTIKAVVFDFGGVLIDWNREYLYKQLIPDEAERRWFLDNVCKMDWVVQQDGGQSVEEGTAELVALYPEHEPLIRAFYARWHEMVAGVLEEGVALVDRLDAAGIPLFGLTNWSAETFPYAWERFDVLRRFKEIVVSGRVGLVKPNPQIFTLMRAEIEKHLPGIKPHELVFIDDNAANAQAATDLGWHGVHHTGAQETEAKLRALGVPV
- a CDS encoding aminopeptidase P family protein yields the protein MNDRIAHSAVPDPSTFAARVNTLRSRMAAERIDAVLVPSADPHLSEYLPERWQGRQWLSGFTGSVGTLVVTKDFAGVWVDSRYWTQAEAQLAGTGIALMKMMGGQQTAPHVEWLAENVPSGGVVAVDGAVLGVAAARALADAVTARGIALRTDVDVLESVWPERPGLPDAPVYEHAAPHASVGRAEKLAHVREAMRAKGAQWHFVSTLDDLAWLFNLRGADVSYNPVFVAHALVGLDDATLFVADGKIPDALKATLARDNVRVAPYADAMQALASLPAGSTLLVDPRRITHGLLEKVPSAVKIVEAVNPSTFAKSRKTAAEAEHIRATMEQDGAALAEFFAWFEDALGRERITELTIDEKLTAARARRPGFVTLSFGTIAGFNANGAMPHYRATEASHSVIEGNGLLLIDSGGQYVSGTTDITRVVPVGEITPEHKRDFTTVLKGTIALSRARFPRGIRSPMLDSIARAPIWEAGADYGHGTGHGVGYFLNVHEGPQVISHYAPAEPWTAMEEGMITSIEPGIYRPGKWGIRIENLVLNQSAGKTEFGDFLSFETLTLCPIDTRCIDLSLLREDERAWLNAYHETVRRRVSPHVEGAAKAWLEKRTQAV